Proteins encoded by one window of Pseudomonas tructae:
- a CDS encoding glycosyltransferase family 2 protein, whose protein sequence is MNVSLIVPVFNEEQAVRPFYHAVRREPSLQGHCIEIVFINDGSSDRTAEVARSIAMADPDVVLINFSRNFGKEPALFAGLEYASGDAVVPIDVDLQDPVEVIAQLIDQWQQGADVVLAKRRDRSADGYLKRRSASLFYRLLNRIAYTHIEENVGDFRLMDRKVVDVIKTLPEQQLFMKGVLSWAGFNVAIVAYDRAPRAVGRSKFNAWHLWNLALDGITSFSTWPLRLWSYVGAFISLLALLYAAYLVLDKLLFGNDVPGYPSLMTAILFLGGVQLIGIGILGEYIGRIYMEAKHRPRYVVKEIVKATVSAYRKEATHAGE, encoded by the coding sequence ATGAACGTCTCGCTGATCGTTCCAGTATTCAATGAAGAGCAGGCGGTGCGCCCGTTTTACCACGCGGTGCGGCGAGAGCCATCATTGCAGGGGCACTGCATTGAAATTGTCTTCATCAACGATGGCAGCAGTGACCGCACGGCGGAAGTCGCCCGGTCGATTGCGATGGCTGATCCGGATGTAGTGTTGATCAATTTTTCGCGTAATTTTGGCAAGGAACCGGCGCTGTTCGCTGGCCTGGAGTACGCCAGTGGTGATGCCGTGGTCCCCATCGATGTTGACCTGCAAGACCCGGTGGAGGTGATTGCGCAGTTGATCGATCAGTGGCAGCAGGGCGCCGATGTAGTCCTGGCCAAACGCCGTGATCGCTCCGCCGATGGTTACCTCAAGCGCCGCAGCGCTTCGTTGTTCTATCGCCTGCTCAATCGCATCGCTTACACCCATATCGAGGAAAACGTCGGCGATTTTCGCTTGATGGACCGCAAAGTGGTGGACGTGATCAAGACCCTGCCGGAGCAGCAGTTGTTTATGAAAGGTGTGCTGTCGTGGGCAGGCTTCAATGTCGCCATCGTCGCGTACGACCGCGCACCGAGGGCGGTGGGGCGCAGCAAGTTCAACGCCTGGCATCTGTGGAACTTGGCACTGGACGGCATTACCTCGTTCAGCACTTGGCCCTTGCGCCTGTGGAGTTACGTCGGCGCGTTCATCTCGTTGTTGGCTTTGCTGTATGCCGCTTACCTGGTTCTGGACAAGCTCCTGTTCGGCAATGATGTGCCCGGATATCCGTCCTTGATGACGGCAATTCTGTTCTTGGGCGGGGTACAACTGATCGGCATCGGCATACTGGGCGAGTACATCGGTCGTATCTACATGGAGGCCAAGCATCGCCCCCGGTATGTGGTGAAAGAGATTGTGAAGGCTACTGTCTCGGCTTATCGAAAGGAGGCCACGCATGCAGGGGAATGA
- a CDS encoding GtrA family protein: MANIWKGFSTYSVIGIANTLVHWQLFFVLRVAFDLSQALSNLLAFCVAASLSFYVNALYTFAVVPSIGRYLLFMLCLGAISLAVGCLGDYWRLHGIITVVSFSLISLTCGFLLAKWVVFRRAAP; encoded by the coding sequence ATGGCCAATATATGGAAAGGATTCTCTACCTACAGCGTGATCGGCATTGCCAATACCCTGGTGCATTGGCAGCTTTTTTTCGTCTTGCGGGTAGCGTTCGATTTAAGTCAGGCCCTCAGTAATCTTCTGGCGTTTTGCGTGGCGGCCAGCCTTTCATTTTATGTAAATGCTCTGTACACCTTTGCCGTGGTGCCCTCGATCGGGCGCTACCTGTTGTTCATGCTATGTCTGGGCGCGATCAGCCTTGCGGTGGGCTGCTTGGGCGACTATTGGCGGCTGCACGGGATAATCACCGTCGTGAGCTTTTCCCTGATCAGCCTGACTTGCGGCTTTCTGCTGGCCAAATGGGTGGTGTTTCGCAGGGCCGCGCCATGA
- a CDS encoding OpgC domain-containing protein, producing MLNGRDPRIDFFRGLALIFIFWDHVPHNPLGQITLRNIGFSDAAEVFVFLAGYAAVLAYGKVLQRDGYLIACVKILRRTWVLYVVHIFLLAMLMGIVFFANSHVQTRDLVQEMGLTHFITNPQQALTDELLLRFKPNLMDPLPLYIVLLAGLALVLPLLMRNALAVVGVSMAVYLVAPKLGWNLANFSDGVWYFNPVTWQFLFVLGGAAALYGQQARPAQTRPLSRQPLFLAAAAYSLAAGIITLSWRWPEIHDAWMPTSLNNLLYPISKTDLSPVRLLHFLALAYVTAKLLPGVGWTHNWLAQQTCRMGRYSLEVFCLGVLLAPLADMVNAMADDTFAVQVFTALVGVTIMALLGAWLDFNKRLTQPMRAVAT from the coding sequence ATGCTTAACGGACGCGACCCGCGCATCGATTTCTTTCGAGGCCTGGCGTTGATCTTCATCTTCTGGGATCACGTCCCCCACAACCCTCTGGGCCAGATCACCCTGCGTAACATCGGTTTTAGCGATGCTGCGGAAGTGTTCGTATTTCTCGCCGGCTACGCCGCAGTCCTGGCCTATGGCAAGGTCCTGCAACGCGATGGCTACCTGATCGCCTGCGTGAAGATCTTGCGCCGTACCTGGGTGCTGTATGTGGTGCACATCTTCCTGCTGGCGATGCTGATGGGCATCGTGTTCTTTGCCAACAGCCATGTGCAGACCCGCGACCTGGTCCAGGAGATGGGCCTCACCCATTTCATCACCAACCCCCAGCAGGCCCTGACCGACGAGCTGCTGCTGCGCTTCAAGCCCAACCTGATGGACCCGCTGCCGCTGTATATCGTGCTGCTGGCTGGCTTGGCGCTGGTACTGCCGCTGCTGATGCGCAATGCCCTGGCCGTGGTCGGGGTGTCGATGGCGGTGTACCTGGTGGCACCTAAGCTTGGTTGGAACCTGGCGAATTTTTCCGATGGCGTGTGGTACTTCAACCCGGTCACCTGGCAGTTCCTGTTCGTGCTTGGCGGCGCCGCTGCGTTGTACGGGCAGCAGGCACGGCCAGCACAAACCCGGCCGCTAAGCCGACAGCCTCTGTTCCTCGCCGCAGCCGCCTACTCACTGGCTGCGGGCATCATTACCCTGTCCTGGCGCTGGCCAGAGATTCACGATGCGTGGATGCCGACTAGCCTCAATAACCTGCTGTACCCGATCAGCAAGACCGACCTGTCGCCGGTGCGCCTGCTGCATTTCCTGGCCTTGGCCTATGTCACCGCCAAACTGCTGCCGGGCGTTGGCTGGACGCACAACTGGCTGGCGCAGCAAACTTGCCGCATGGGCCGCTACTCCCTTGAAGTGTTCTGCCTGGGGGTGTTGTTGGCGCCCTTGGCGGACATGGTCAATGCCATGGCCGATGACACCTTTGCCGTGCAGGTCTTCACCGCGCTGGTGGGGGTTACGATCATGGCCCTGCTCGGTGCCTGGCTGGACTTCAACAAACGTTTGACCCAGCCGATGCGGGCGGTTGCTACCTGA